From Saprospiraceae bacterium, one genomic window encodes:
- a CDS encoding molybdenum cofactor biosynthesis protein MoaE: MGYGIKNIFLNGAISAQKIAESIQAHASKTDIGAHSIFLGQVRADQQSNSHVLTIEYSAYEEMALEKMHLIREEIFAKYPLSCMHVYHSLGRVNAGEICLFVFTSSRHRKPAIDACTELVERIKLELPIWGKEILENENSQWKKNN, encoded by the coding sequence ATGGGCTACGGGATTAAAAATATATTTTTGAATGGAGCCATAAGTGCTCAGAAAATTGCGGAGTCGATACAAGCGCATGCTTCCAAAACAGATATTGGAGCCCACAGTATTTTTCTGGGTCAGGTCAGAGCAGATCAACAATCAAACAGCCATGTATTGACCATTGAATACTCCGCCTACGAGGAGATGGCACTGGAGAAAATGCATCTTATCCGCGAGGAGATTTTTGCAAAATATCCATTGAGTTGTATGCATGTGTATCACAGTCTGGGCAGAGTGAATGCAGGAGAGATTTGTTTGTTTGTGTTTACTTCTTCCAGACATCGCAAACCCGCCATAGATGCATGTACGGAATTGGTGGAGAGAATTAAACTTGAACTACCCATTTGGGGTAAAGAAATTTTGGAGAATGAAAATTCACAGTGGAAGAAAAATAATTAA
- a CDS encoding molybdenum cofactor guanylyltransferase, with amino-acid sequence MIGLDDIDFFILAGGQSRRMGKDKAMLKLNGKSFLQMLADNMGALSNSVRIIGGFREDALKGFDFIPDFVSNQGPMGGIYTALYHCLSPYALVVACDTPCITTESIQYLIRHSHEQDINVTFDGRNIHPLFGIYSKRLLPLLEKNIQNAQLRMREFIYSVDFRIVDVTPLMEKHPFLLFNVNTEEDYQKLISECSHQK; translated from the coding sequence ATGATTGGATTGGACGATATTGATTTTTTTATCCTGGCAGGTGGGCAAAGCCGACGCATGGGCAAAGACAAGGCCATGTTAAAATTAAATGGAAAATCCTTTCTTCAAATGCTTGCTGACAACATGGGTGCTCTGAGCAACTCTGTGAGAATCATTGGAGGGTTTCGGGAAGATGCACTCAAAGGTTTTGATTTCATTCCAGATTTTGTTTCCAATCAGGGTCCGATGGGAGGGATTTACACGGCGCTATACCATTGTTTAAGTCCCTATGCATTGGTTGTGGCCTGTGATACACCTTGTATCACAACGGAGTCCATTCAATATTTGATCCGGCATTCACATGAGCAGGATATCAATGTTACTTTTGATGGAAGGAACATTCATCCACTTTTTGGGATATACAGCAAAAGACTATTGCCTTTGCTGGAAAAAAATATTCAAAATGCACAACTAAGGATGAGGGAATTTATTTATAGTGTTGACTTTCGTATTGTGGATGTTACACCATTGATGGAAAAACATCCATTTTTGTTGTTCAATGTAAATACTGAAGAAGATTATCAAAAATTAATCAGCGAATGCAGCCACCAGAAATAA
- a CDS encoding molybdopterin molybdotransferase MoeA, with protein sequence MVSVKEAKNLIQQRLKRSATIKLPLLDVCKAVLAEDLYSPIDVPSFDNSAMDGFAFAYEESRSEYVLVGQMAAGDSHSLELKPGEAARIFTGAPIPHGANTVIQQEKVRILDQHISFNPQEIGKGSNLRLKSSQCKQGDLIALKGSILYPGTIGLIASVGISEVLVYNIPSVGVLVTGSELQSPGIPLSPGQIYNSNWPTVCSYLQLLGIEKIHYAQISDHRELLKNQIQENLKNQDVLILTGGVSVGEYDFVKPLLEELGVETLFYKVNQRPGKPLYVGLWEGKWIFGLPGNPGSVICCFNLYVKPVLKYWMGHKEVFNPVLRAPLARDWSKKKGISLHLKVNYENGKVNILPNQESFNLMAFPASTHFVLLDEEAEELRAGDFVELYQW encoded by the coding sequence ATGGTTTCCGTAAAAGAAGCTAAAAATTTAATTCAACAAAGGCTCAAAAGGTCTGCCACGATCAAACTACCCCTTTTGGATGTTTGCAAGGCTGTACTGGCGGAGGATCTGTATTCACCCATCGATGTGCCTTCGTTTGACAATTCTGCCATGGACGGCTTTGCCTTTGCTTATGAGGAAAGTAGGTCAGAATATGTTTTGGTGGGTCAGATGGCAGCCGGTGATTCTCATTCTCTTGAATTGAAACCGGGAGAGGCTGCTAGAATATTTACGGGTGCTCCAATACCTCATGGTGCAAACACCGTCATCCAGCAAGAGAAAGTGCGCATCTTGGATCAGCACATTTCATTTAATCCGCAAGAAATTGGAAAAGGATCCAATCTGCGCTTAAAATCCAGCCAATGCAAGCAAGGTGATTTGATCGCTCTCAAAGGCAGCATTTTGTATCCAGGAACCATCGGTTTAATCGCTTCGGTGGGGATTTCAGAAGTTTTAGTTTATAACATTCCTTCCGTCGGTGTTTTGGTCACGGGCAGCGAACTGCAATCACCGGGCATTCCTTTGTCACCCGGACAAATCTATAATTCCAATTGGCCAACCGTCTGTTCGTATTTGCAGTTATTGGGTATAGAAAAAATTCACTACGCTCAGATTTCAGATCACCGCGAATTATTAAAAAATCAAATACAGGAAAATTTAAAAAATCAGGATGTTTTGATTTTAACCGGGGGCGTATCTGTGGGCGAATATGATTTTGTAAAACCCTTGTTGGAAGAGTTAGGGGTGGAAACCTTGTTTTACAAAGTGAATCAAAGACCCGGAAAGCCTTTGTACGTAGGTCTTTGGGAAGGAAAATGGATTTTCGGGTTGCCGGGAAATCCCGGCTCCGTCATCTGTTGTTTCAATCTGTACGTCAAACCTGTTTTAAAATATTGGATGGGACACAAGGAGGTTTTTAATCCAGTTTTACGAGCGCCACTTGCAAGAGATTGGTCCAAGAAAAAAGGAATCAGTTTGCACCTCAAGGTAAATTATGAAAATGGAAAAGTCAATATTTTACCAAATCAGGAATCCTTCAACCTGATGGCTTTTCCTGCCTCCACCCATTTTGTGCTTTTGGATGAGGAAGCAGAAGAATTAAGAGCAGGTGATTTTGTGGAACTGTATCAATGGTGA
- the moaA gene encoding GTP 3',8-cyclase MoaA: MLIDSYNRIHDYLRISLTDKCNLKCSYCDPVDSEIESSTHSQFMMVDEIDHLAGIFVEEGVKKIRLTGGEPLVRKDAKEIIQRLSKYPVELAITTNAILVDQFLDTFLKADIHSINVSLDSLQKEKFAQITGRDYFGKVKSNIDLLLENKFHVKVNVVVMKGTNQDEILDFIRWTEDAPVHIRFIEFMPFSGNHWEYEKVFTHREILDLIQKEFSVQRIPTDPHDTAKPYFISGHRGTFAVISTMSEPFCAGCNRIRLTADGKIKNCLFSKGETDLLTALRNGEDVLPLIKYCIAVKNERLGGQFSSLAEAIPNADMIDNRSMIKIGG; encoded by the coding sequence ATGTTAATTGACTCTTATAACAGAATTCACGATTATTTAAGGATATCCTTAACAGACAAGTGCAATCTCAAATGCAGCTATTGCGATCCAGTGGATTCAGAAATAGAATCATCTACGCATTCCCAATTTATGATGGTGGATGAGATTGATCATCTGGCGGGAATTTTCGTTGAAGAGGGAGTTAAAAAAATAAGATTGACCGGTGGCGAGCCGTTGGTGAGAAAAGACGCCAAAGAAATCATCCAGCGACTTTCAAAATATCCGGTGGAGTTGGCCATCACTACCAATGCCATATTGGTAGATCAATTTCTGGACACTTTTCTAAAAGCTGATATACATTCAATCAATGTCAGTTTGGACAGTTTACAAAAAGAAAAGTTTGCACAAATTACCGGGAGAGATTATTTCGGCAAAGTAAAAAGCAACATTGATCTGTTGTTGGAAAACAAATTTCATGTCAAGGTCAATGTGGTAGTGATGAAAGGAACCAACCAGGATGAAATCTTGGATTTTATTAGATGGACAGAAGACGCACCGGTCCACATTCGCTTTATCGAATTTATGCCATTCAGTGGCAATCATTGGGAGTATGAAAAAGTTTTTACGCATCGGGAAATATTGGATCTGATTCAAAAAGAATTTTCTGTGCAGAGAATTCCTACTGATCCGCATGATACGGCAAAGCCTTATTTTATTTCAGGACATAGAGGCACATTCGCGGTCATCAGCACGATGAGCGAACCATTTTGTGCGGGCTGCAACAGAATCCGACTGACAGCAGATGGCAAAATCAAAAACTGTTTGTTTTCGAAAGGCGAAACCGACTTGCTGACTGCATTGCGCAATGGTGAAGATGTATTGCCTCTGATAAAATATTGCATTGCCGTTAAGAATGAAAGATTGGGAGGACAGTTTAGCAGTCTTGCAGAAGCGATCCCCAATGCCGATATGATTGACAATAGGAGCATGATAAAGATTGGGGGATAG
- a CDS encoding MoaD/ThiS family protein — MQPPEINLICFGVIGEKCGFKEKKIVGPNNTEELVHWLEKECPEIKSLSYSIAVNRKMVHSSIELSHQCEVALLPPFSGG, encoded by the coding sequence ATGCAGCCACCAGAAATAAATTTGATTTGCTTTGGCGTAATCGGGGAGAAATGCGGCTTCAAAGAAAAAAAAATAGTGGGTCCGAACAATACCGAAGAATTGGTGCATTGGCTTGAAAAGGAATGTCCGGAGATTAAATCTTTGAGTTATTCCATCGCAGTCAACCGCAAAATGGTACACAGTTCAATAGAATTAAGTCATCAATGTGAAGTGGCCTTGTTGCCACCCTTTTCGGGAGGTTAA
- a CDS encoding sulfite exporter TauE/SafE family protein, translating to MLLPMMLAAFLYASVGHGGASSYIALMTLFGYFTEEIRTTALLLNIMVSGLSFYQFNQSCVFPTQLFGRLILFSVPAAFMGGMIDLEVLWYKRILGFVLIFAALRLVLSFGHLKPKWSIAPSWWWIGGAGAGIGLLSGMIGIGGGILLSPLVLILGWGSLKETSALSALFILVNSIAGLLGSAENLPLLSSELWIILPCVGFTGLLGAYYGAQHFKLTTLRYLLAAVLLIASVKFILG from the coding sequence ATGCTGTTGCCAATGATGCTGGCTGCTTTTTTATACGCCTCAGTTGGTCATGGTGGAGCCAGCAGTTACATTGCATTGATGACCTTGTTTGGATACTTTACGGAAGAGATCAGAACCACCGCCCTCCTCCTGAATATCATGGTGTCGGGTTTGTCTTTTTACCAATTCAATCAATCCTGCGTTTTTCCCACCCAATTATTTGGCCGGCTGATTTTATTTTCGGTACCCGCGGCATTTATGGGCGGAATGATCGATTTGGAGGTCTTGTGGTACAAGCGAATTCTTGGATTTGTTTTGATTTTTGCAGCCCTCAGATTAGTCCTTAGCTTTGGTCATTTAAAACCAAAATGGTCTATTGCTCCTTCCTGGTGGTGGATAGGGGGGGCAGGAGCCGGGATCGGCTTGTTGTCTGGTATGATTGGAATCGGGGGAGGGATATTATTGTCACCGCTTGTTCTGATTTTGGGTTGGGGAAGCTTAAAAGAAACCAGTGCTTTGAGTGCCTTGTTTATTTTGGTCAATTCGATCGCCGGATTGTTGGGATCAGCAGAAAACCTTCCGCTACTTTCCTCAGAACTATGGATTATTTTACCTTGTGTAGGCTTCACAGGATTATTGGGAGCCTATTATGGGGCACAACATTTTAAGCTTACTACCTTGCGATATCTGTTGGCAGCTGTATTGCTGATAGCATCCGTCAAATTTATTTTGGGATGA
- a CDS encoding HesA/MoeB/ThiF family protein, which produces MERFARQIILPQLGWEGQSKLRTASVLCIGAGGLSCPALQYLAAAGVGRIGIVDGDVIVESNLNRQILFGIDNLGESKAEVAGKKIRRMYPDVEVQIFPFYLNTENALSLICDYDLILDGSDNFGTRYLINDACYLLGKPWVYGAVYRMQGQLACFNVQTKEGRSCLLRDFISDIATAGEVSNCQEAGVIGVTPGFIGVLMASEAIKWILDLDGLLINQIMVYDLQFHNLGIIQLSEDSMGRRHLPSNATEFQMQKYVLPSVQIHTISWKEALEYSEIEKKSVLWLDVREHNEEAFYPDFSFINLPFSIFSLDQLKLEESEVIFVFCQSGIRSGKAARWIREVWPMKKVFSLTGGINQYPYHESNQFYGLRD; this is translated from the coding sequence ATGGAAAGATTCGCAAGACAAATCATTCTACCCCAATTGGGATGGGAGGGTCAGAGCAAATTGCGCACTGCCTCCGTATTGTGCATTGGTGCAGGTGGATTGTCCTGTCCGGCTTTGCAGTATTTGGCTGCGGCCGGTGTTGGTCGGATTGGGATTGTGGATGGCGATGTCATCGTTGAATCCAATTTGAATCGACAGATTTTATTTGGTATAGATAATCTAGGTGAAAGCAAAGCAGAAGTGGCAGGAAAGAAAATCAGACGGATGTATCCTGATGTGGAAGTTCAGATTTTTCCATTTTATTTGAATACGGAAAATGCTTTGTCATTGATTTGCGATTATGATTTAATACTGGATGGATCCGATAATTTCGGAACGAGGTATTTGATCAATGATGCTTGTTACCTTCTTGGAAAACCCTGGGTTTATGGGGCAGTCTATCGCATGCAGGGACAATTGGCCTGTTTCAATGTGCAAACAAAGGAGGGCAGATCATGTTTGTTGAGAGACTTTATTTCTGATATTGCCACGGCGGGTGAAGTGTCCAATTGTCAGGAGGCTGGCGTGATTGGCGTCACTCCGGGATTCATCGGTGTACTCATGGCTTCTGAAGCCATCAAATGGATTCTTGATCTGGATGGTTTGTTGATCAATCAGATCATGGTTTACGATTTGCAATTTCACAACCTGGGGATCATCCAGCTTTCAGAGGATTCGATGGGCAGACGACATTTACCTTCCAATGCCACAGAATTTCAAATGCAAAAATATGTGCTTCCATCTGTGCAGATTCATACGATCAGCTGGAAGGAAGCACTTGAGTATTCTGAAATTGAGAAAAAATCAGTCTTGTGGTTGGATGTCAGAGAGCACAATGAAGAAGCATTTTATCCTGATTTTTCATTTATCAATTTGCCATTTTCGATATTTTCTTTGGATCAACTGAAGCTTGAGGAATCCGAAGTTATATTTGTATTTTGTCAATCCGGAATTCGCAGTGGGAAAGCGGCACGATGGATCAGGGAAGTTTGGCCAATGAAAAAAGTATTTTCATTGACTGGCGGAATCAATCAATATCCTTATCATGAATCCAATCAATTTTATGGGCTACGGGATTAA